TCTTAGATTGAGTGCTCTCCTGAGATGGCAAAGCTATAGTTCAGGAGCCCACCAGACTCTGAGCTCCTGTTTGACGTTCCTGTTTGAGTTCAAACACCATAATGATCTATTGTACATTTTCCTAACAAAACAGTTCCATGAAGGCACAGATCCAGTCTTAGATGTGTTTGTCTTTCCATCCCTTCTTTCGATGTCAGATCCATCATGGGAGTACAGTGGGTTAGTTGAGTTAATGGAAAACGGGGGAGGCACATTTAAAATAAGAGTCAGATTGGTGTTCAGACATTGGAGATGGGTCTGAGTCTGGTCTTTATCTACTGCAAATACTGAGGGATTTTAGGCATTCAGGAAGTGTGAAAAGGAATGGGGTCAGGAGATAGGGTAGTCAGAAATAGTGAAGCACAAAAAAAAGAATGATCATGGTGCTGAGGAAAGACCACTGGATTTGATCGTTAGAATGTTCCTGGAGAAcaaaaaataagcattttaataACTAGATAATTTAAGAGAAAATAGATATGTGGAAATGGAGGCATTGATCGTGGCTGCAAGAAGCTGATAATGAAGGGAGTTGTTTTTTATTGGTGTTTTAGGAGAGAGATACCTGGACAAGTCTTTAGGACAAATCTTGGActgggaaaagaaagacaaattagAATCAGAAAGTTACACAAAGTGAGGGCAGGGACAACAAACGTGGCAGGAAGGTTAGCTTCACTGAGAGAAGATCAGATACTCAACTTGCAAAATCAAAAGACAAATAGAGGCAGGGGCATGATAGGGTGGGAGATATTTAAGTAGAGGGAAGGACAGCTGAGTGTTTACATTTGAGTGCCTTCTAGCTTTTCAGTTAGGGCACAGTAATTTTTTAAGAACAAAATTACTGTGTCCTCAAAGTGGAGAGAAGGACTCAGCCCTGGAAAGGGACTAAGAGGTAAGGAGACAAGTCACACCTCCTAGTGGAGGTCTGCTACAGGATGAAGCATTGAGCCCCTTCAAGAAAATCAAGGtaccagagaaagaaaatcagtgCTTTCCCTTATGTCTCACAGCTGCCCACACTGAAGAAGTTACTTTTAGGAAAATTTCCAAATATATGACTTCAACAGATCATCTCTGAGTTTATGGCATCCACATCTAATAATTGAAAAATTCAGGTCGTTAGCATTTCCCCTTTCAACCCTCCACAGTGCCAAAGAAGGGAGGTTCATCCTTAGCTTGTTCAATGCGTGTAAGCTCACAAGCACTTTGCAGAGTGGTTGAGACGAGCGGAACAGCAAATATGCTTGAGAAAATTCACTAGGAAGTGCAGGATAAAGTCATGAAGGAGAGAAGCCCGCGACAACCAGGCACCTAGGAATCCAGCAGAAACAACAGTGGACGGCTGGCAGCCCTGAGTTCGTTTCTTGAGTTTATTAGTTGTCCGTGCTGCTCTGAATAGTGACAGAAAGCTCACAGATGCACAGAACATGGAGCACACTGTACTTCCGGCAGCCATGTTCTTTgcactttcaggcaaatgggaaCTTTCACTGTAACAGCACTGCAAAAAGTGACTCCCAGTTAGTGTCTTCCTAGCAAGTAGGATCCAGTTCACTCCTCCTTCACGGCTCTGATTTTTGCTGCTTAGGAGGAGCCTGGGAATGTGACCGTGCGGGGACACGCAAGCAAGAACTAGAGCACGACCTCAGGTTTAGAAAGTTCTGCACCCAGGAACCTTCTCAGGACTGCTCTGTGAAGGCCCGCATTCTCAGACTCTTTCTGGATGTGCTGTCATTTATTAATTGCTACAGAAGCTGCCAGGCTGTCATTATGAAGCCTTTTAGAGGTGCTCTGAAACTATTAAGAATGTATGACAATTACAGTGTATGCAGTGGCAGCTGAGGCTGTTCTGCCAAGACAGTTTCAGCATGCAAACACAGCGCACGACTCCCCTAGTCTCTCCTTACTGCTGCCCCAAAGCACCCAACAGACTGCAATTTTAACTCTTTAATCACGCCAGGAGTCACTTGACTGATAGCTGCACTTAAGCAAGCGCTTCCCTTAAACCAGCACGTGTGCTTAATGATGCTGATGCCTCGTTGGATGGATACTCACTTACAAAAACGAGGGCAAGTGGATCTTCTTTGATGTTTTTCAGGACAAGGAAAagcctttcccccttcttcctgtCGAGATGGGTGAGTAGAGGTACACCTGAGAGCCGGGTGAGCAGCCAAGCCTGACTGACGTAGGCTGTGCGTGTGCGGTGGAACGCACATGTTAGCAACTTGAGAGGTTTGTCTGACCTGCTCCTGAACTCTACCCAGAATGGGCAGGACTTAGCTGATTCTGGAAGTCTAGTTTATCCCACAGAGGTCTCCACTGCTCCACCATGGTATCATGCTAGAAAGTGCCAGATGCAGGTATTTCTCATAATGCGAACAACTGGATGATATCGTGGAAATGTCACTTTTCTCAGAAATGCTGACAACATTAtcttatttgcatatgatatCAATAATTCTTAGAAAGTGTATAGACTGTGTTGAAAGTGAAATGTCAGAATCCTTGAAattcaccttctttttttttttttaaaaaaaagttatttttactcttgcatgtgtgtgtgtacatacatgctgTGAACAGAAGAGGACAGTTAATCCCCTGGGGCAGGAGTTGCATGTAGTTAGGGCCCACAGAATAGGGTGGTGGTTATCTAGAATTGCTGTAAGGGATctaacctactgagccatctcccgtCTCTCTAGACCCTGACATTTACTTTTCACATCGTCCCACAAAATACAAATATGTAtcaaatataaatacacacatccatacaggatgagagaaaaggaaaatatggTAGAATGTCAAAGCTTTTGAGCTAAGGTAGAGAGCTGGAAACTATTCCTgtcactttacattttttttcaactattttcatattaaaatgtTTGTATGGAAAATTCAAATTCCAAAGAATCACCCAAATCCACTGAATCAGACTCCCAGAAATACATACTGCTATTGAGTATCTGAAGCAAGTTTTAGCCCATAATAGCGTAAGGTTATTGAATCATAAACTTGAACTCTAATAAAAGagtaaatgcaatttaaaaagtgatttttttaaaagtgttactTGAGGGAAGTAAATTAACTTAGTTAAAGACCTGAGTTTCTCTggacaagacaaaaacaaaaccccctgAGGTGCTTCATGTGTATGAGAAACTGGAGTGAAAAccctcagcagcagcagaaacaacAAAAGCAGCTGAGGAAAGCAGCAGGAAAAAGGTTTGCTACTGAGCTTTCCAAACCCCAAACCTGAAGAACGAGGTAGGGCGTCCAGGCAGAAAACCACAGCCTCACTCTTTCTCAGAATCCAAACAAGTGTTCAGAATTACTGTGTTGTCTTTCGTTCCTGGGGTAGTGTTATTCTTGCTTTGGTTGCTGCTTGTTTTCCAGGGCTGGGTTTAAGCCCAGGACTTTGCTGGTGTGATCAGTTACTGTATCTCCTGTTATCTGGCTAAGTCACCTGTGCAGCTTAAAAACATGGACCAATATGCTGGCCCCAATTCCCACCTCCAGGCCTTAGAAAAGAGCCTCTGTATTTCAAAAGTTCACACATACTAGAATTCTCATGTAGAGACAGGGTTAAAAAGCACTTGTGTATCGAATAAAACCCAAACTCctcaaaaaaaaagtcacattctGTCTTCTTGAGCAAGGGAGCCTGAAATGGCTATTAAAGATAGCCCCAATAAAGCTGGGAACAGTGttgcctgcctgtaatcctgcactcagggaggcagaggcaggcagatctctgtgaattcaaggccaacctgttctataaagcgagtccaggacagccaggactacacaaagaaaccctgtctcaaaaacccaaaaaccaacacttccctccctccaaaaaaataATACCCCAATGATCCAGCTCAGTACCTGAGGCTTCTTAGATTCAAAATGTATCTATTTTGAACTGATACATCTGTGGGCTAGATACATTAGCAGACTTTAATTGGGAGCCTTAGGGAACTGTGGATAACTGAATGTTTGGAAATGAGGTGAGCAAGGGAAAAGGCATTAAATTGAGATCAGTGGAGAAAAGCAGATTATCGAGACACCAAAGAAAAGTCTATCTGCTTTACAATTTCCACTACAATTTTACCATGACCTCATCCTCACCTTTAAGGATAAACAGAGGAATGGGGCATAGTGTCTGCTTTTGCTTGTTTGAGAGCCCCTGTAATAATCTACACTACATACAGCTCACGGTCTCAACCAAGCTCCCTGGAGAACTGTTTATCAATATTCTAAGGTACTAAGCTATGTGGAGGCTTCTCCAAGAGAGCATTGTTTGCCTGAGGTAAGGGTTCACTTCCGGGCTCCTTGCACTGTCGTAATTGCACTGTACAAACCATTCCTACTGGAAAACCTTGGTCACTGGTCACAAGAAAggtgtgtttttctttgttgataGACAAGAGGACGTTGTAATAGTTTTCTTGGAAAGTATTAACCCAAACCCCCACCCAGGTGGGTTCCTCATGGCTTGTTAGGGGAGGGgagttgtttctttgttgtttttctttcttttctttctttcttttttagtgtttttatacaaggaggaggataaaggagaggaggaagagggaaagcaaTAACATGAGAATCTGAACTGGAAGCATGGGTGGGGACAGGAGGCCAGGCTTTATTTGGGAAACCAGCATTACAGGAAAGTGTCCTTCATGCTGAGTAACTCACACGTCACAGTGCAGATCTCAGCTTAAATGAGGCAAACAAAAGCCACTGGCTGTACTTACAACTCACCTCTGTCCCCAGCACAGAAACCCGACTTTCCTGCCTCCCAGGAGTCAGGGGCGTGTGTTATCAGCTTTCTTCTGGCCCCGCTGgcctctcttcttttttattccaATTGTTATCTTATGGTACAATGTCTGACTTTGGGACACCTTGGAGAAGAtcatgaaaatgcaaaaaaaaaaaaaaaaaaattcccctgaGTTCTCTTAATATTTGTGAGCATTTCAGTAGTTCGTGCTTACCAAATCCATGTGTCTGCACTGCTAGTCAGAAGCCTCACACATGTAGCTTCTCTTCCAAGAGTGGTTCATGAAACACACTCATTTTACACgatgtttgtgtatacatacaataTCTTTGGGGAAGAAATACAACAAAGATGCATAACACACAGGACTTTTGTTAAAGGGCTTATAAACTAGAGAGAAAGTAGTGACAGCCGGATATCAAGTGGTATATCTGTGGGGGGCATTGTTTTGGGCTGCCCAACAGCCATCATTTCCTTATTCCTCATTTAAATATTCAGTTATGTTGGACATTTCTCATTGTACTCAGCTCTTTACAGGGGACCAAAGTAGAAGAGAACCGTTCCCAGCGCTGGGGCTCTACCCCAAACGCTCTTGCACATTAAGGTATCACCGAAcatcctttttcttctctgctgTAGGCACTGGCATGTGGATGGTGGAGCAACACCCACGTTATCACTGAGAAAAGCTTGTGGGGAATTGGTAGTGATGGGCAGAAAGGAAGGTGCCCGTGTCCCCAGGGCAGTGCGGAGATGCTGACCAGGTGTCACTGGAAGAGGCCTGCACAGTTTACTACCTTCTGAGTGTGGGTTTCTGGTCCTAGGATTAAGACTTTTTTCTGTTACTACTACATTGCAAAGGGCTCTGGGACCTAAAGACGGAATAGACCATTAGATTAGCCACAGGCTTAACTTAGCTTTGGTGCTAGGGCACATGCACACGTTTATGTGCATATGGGTGCATGCATGTATAGGCTTTATAGATTCGCCCAGATACACGTGCTTTTCCTTCTACCTTGAAGCATCGTGGCGTCTAAAAGAACTTGAGTTTGGGAGTTATTCACTTTACGCTGCCCTCTAGCAGAGACACTTTAGACGGGTCATTATTGTGACAGCCCGAGCATCATCAACTATGAAACAATGCGGAATTCTCTACAACTCCGTACATTTTCATGCAGATTTGATGAAGATTACATAgataatagacagacagacagacaatagaGCACACGTGGCACTGTTCTTGACACATATGTTCAGCACACAACATGCATTAATATTGCACCTTTTGCAAAGCTCTATCTATCCAGCTCTTACCTACTAAGGCTAGACTCTTGTAGGCACTGACTACAATGGGGAAGGCTATCCACGAGTCAGGTTTCTCATGGAGCTTAGAATGCATTTAATCATAAAGACAAACATGTAATTATGATCTGAGATGAAGCATGAAGAACAGACATGCAGCACCAGGAAGGCATGCAAGCGGTGAACCCAAACTTGCCTGTGGTTAAGGAAGCCTTTCCTGGGGAAGCGGCTCCCGAGCTTGGGGGTGAGATTCTGGGGAGATCGGCCAGTATGCTTTAAAAGAGAATGGCCAGGAAGCAACAGCATGTGTTTACctgccctgcactggagactcTGAAGGTGTGGGATCATGTCCAGATAATCATGTGTCtgtttattcatattttttataCTGTGTTcatcacagacacacaagcaTAGGAGACTGAGTGAAAGAAATccatgtttttttccttttgtttcatgtgtgtgggcattttgtctgcatgtatatctgtatgtgaTTTGTCTGCAGtacccgtggaggccagaggaggacactggaGCTCCCAGGACTAGAGTTAGAGAActgtgtgagccaccatgtgagtgctgggaaccaaactctgctACCCTGGCACAGCACCCAACTCTTAACCTTTGAACAACCACTCCAGCCCAGATGGACGAGTGATGTCTTCAGTTCcttgtaaaacaaacaagcaaacaacaactaTATGTAAGTATTGGGTAGAAAACTGTCCTGCCACGCATGAGGCCATAGATACCATTCTAACCACATATACACAGCTCATATAACCAGGAAATGTCTCCCCTAAAAGGATTTAAAGTATCCAGACATGAAAGTCTCAATGATTAGAAGCTCTGACTGTACCTATAATAGTCACTGTATTAtctgttgcacacacacacacatcatcatcatcatcatcatcatcatctttgcTGCAGGTGTGTATCCAGTCTATCTTTAAATAACCTTAAGTTCTTAATGTAGTATCTTGAATGGACCAAATCCCCTAAAAATGTAGGGATTGAATGACATTCTTACTGAGGGATTCAATGAACAGGTCAAAGAAAATCATGTCCCTCACCTTGGTGGAGGATTATAACTCCACAGCCTAGGACCTCACTGAGATGGCAAATACCTATAACTttggcacttgggaggtggacaGAGGAAAGTCAGAAGTTTTAGGTCATCCTTGGATCCgatttgagttctaggccaacctgggctagaTAAGATcctttctaaaaaaataatatcaaCAATATTAATATTCTCAAACTTCATTGGAATCAGGATTACCATGAAGCTTGTTTGGTCTAATCATGGGATAGGGGTCATTTGTGTTACTTCTAGAACAATCTTTAGGAATAAGTAcactatctttttcttttttgtctcagACAAGATGCTTATTCCAGAAAGTGTCTGTTCTTGTCAAATGTGTAGGTCCTAGAAGAATGTGAAGCAGAGGCAAAGCCAACCAGAAACAAATGTGTTGTGTGAAAAACAAAATAGACCCGTGTCAACAAATGCCAAAAACAAGCACACGCTGAGAAAATGAAATCTTAAAGCTCACTCAGCTACTCTCTGTAGGGAATACTTAATGTCAGCTTTCTAGAATATAGAGAAacatttagggaaaaaaaaaatctctaaagaGTGTTGGAGGAACAAGGCAGAATACTGTGCAAAGAAGAAATCACCGTAGACCATTGAAGGAGACTATCGTGCTGACCATTAAAAGGGCATGGCTTTAAGGTCCCTGCTCCCAGAGACCACTAAGTTGGAAGCAAGCTGTTTCTAGGCATGGCTTTAAGGTCCCTGCTCCCAGAGACCACTCAGTTGGAAGCAAGCTGTTTCTAGGCATGGCTTTAAGGTCCCTGCTCCCAGGGACCACTCAGTTGGAAGCAAGCTGTTTCTAGCATGCCGCTCTGCCTGCAGCTTAGCGCCAGCTCATTCTGCCTTTTCAGTTGTTTGATTTTCAAGCTCCTTGCCCATCCCACCACAGGAATGGAAGCTCTACAGGGGTCAGAACTCTGTTTAACTTGCACTCAAGCTAGTACACAGCATATGTGTAACTGGGGAGCCTCCGCAGCATGAagcatgcacatggaaactgtaCTGTGTGCTACTGAGTAATATGTGTACTGCCAAAATATCAAAGGAGACCCCAAGTCAAAAGTACAAGCTCCTATGAGTGAGCATGtgtggagggggagggcagaggtcaGTGCTGGGtgatttcttcaatgtctttccAACAGATCTcttactgaacccagagctcatggATTTCTCTAGACTAGCTGGTCCATCAGCTCcaggaataaacacacacatacgggggggggggagagggagagagagagagagagggagagggaagagaagaagagggagaggaggaagagggagagggagggggaaggggagggggagggggagggggagagagttTGCCGGTATGTGCTTTCACATGGGTACTAGAGACATGAACTCAAGCTtgtatgacaagcactttactaacCTGACTCTATTTCCCCAGCTCCAAACCTTATCTTTTATGACAGGAAAATGAAATCAAGATTTAGGAAGGCATTTGTAGTGAGGACCAATGAAGTGATAATGATGTTTGACAGAGAACCTGGGACAGGCTTCCATAGAACAGCTAGGTGCGACATCCATAGTAAGACCGGTGAGACACAGAGCTAAAGTGATAGAGGACGAACGAGCAAATATTTGACCACAAATATTAACTCTAGTGGGAATGTCAAGGCAGAAGACCCAAGTCAGGCTTGTGTCACTGAAAAGCTGGGGAGGTCCTTGATTATAGCTTTTCAGGGATGCCCTGTGTAGAACACCAGTCAGTGTCACAAAGGAAGAGCTTCTATAATGTGGTCCCCTAGCTAAGTAAGTAAGGCGAATATATCCGGATCAGGGTCTCACAGAAGGAGTCCTGTCTTTTACCATAAATTATTCtgtaaaaaatattcaaatacagCCATAAGTAGATCAAAATTCTCAAGTctattaaaagaaaggaaaatatagtCCATGCTAGTTTAGACAAGTTGCTTAAACTTACAAAGCTGACCCTCTTTACTGGTGAAATAGGTGATTACCCACTTCATATGTTCTTTGAGAGGAGTAGATGGTCTTTTTAAAGACACATCCGGTGCCTGATGAGTACACTATCTGTGTATTTCCTCTCACTAATTTCCTATGCTCCCGTGTTTTATACATTGAGCCACTGGACACTGCTTTCTCTTACAAGTAAAAACATCTGTGAATGGGCAGTTTTCTGAGGCTCACACGAATCACTTTATGGGTGTAAGTTCTGACATTCTATCAGCTAGCCCATCTGGAGTTTACACGtgagggaggagcaggccagAAGTTTGAATAAAACTAATAATTGTTTGGAGCTTCGGCTTGGGAGTCTATTTTCAAGTCTAGATTAAAGGGATTCGTGAAGTTGTAAGGAGGAGAATGGGACCCCAATTGGCAGAGATGGGTTTACATAATCAGGGTTAAGCAGCTGCACGATAGACAGATGCTCAATAGCTTTTGGCACCAAAATATATTGACCAGCTGGGATATCATTAATGCTTAACAATTTTATCCTTATGACCATATCTTGGCCAATTAGGTTGTCTTTGACCACCAAAGGGTATAACATATTCTGTTGTAAATGCCACATGTGTATCTCTGGAGCTCATATTCTATTACATTGATGTGTTGCATAATACACACTAACTATAAATGCATTTGCTTCTTCAGAGTACCGTGAAGATGGTGatttaaaagaaatagaattaaaatataaaattaatttctttataaacCGTAATTAGTCGTTACtcagggaagtgtgtgtgtgtgtgtgtgtgtgtgtgtgtactaaaaGTAAAGAGATCCAAATCAAGTAATTTCTAAATAAGTATCTGAAAAATTGCTATTAAAAAGTAATCTGTCTGGGAAAGCCAATGCTGTATAATATGTGGACACAAGGAAACATAAGCAAGAAGAAGGCAGTTGCTAAGAGACAGAGGTTGAACAACTTACACAGAGGCTGCTTGTGAAATCAGAATCCCATGGCCATTGCCATAAGCCCATGAGGTCATTTCAGAAATACTTCTGAAAGACAAACAACAGACGTGTATGTGGCACAGTATTTCCAAGAATTTTTCACACTCTAAAATTTAATACATTACAACATTCAGATCATGTTCAGAACTTGATATTGAAGAATCTGACGAGTTGAATTTGTCACATATACTCTTATACAACAGTAAGAAGTCCAAACATAGAAACCCAGCTTGCTCCAGATTCAAAGGCATGTGAGTAGAAGATTTCACATATTTCCCTTTAAAACGACGCGCAATGTATTTAGGGAAGTACTGAGTTTCTTAGTAACGTCCATGAGTAGCCTTTGACTCTAATACTATTCACGCATTTTCTTCAGACTCCAGGGAATGGTTCGGTTTCTAGTGCTTGAGCCCCCTCCTTGTGTAAACTGCTAAGAGTAGCATCAGCATTCCTCCTTCAAAGTCAGATAACCAACTGTGAAAACTTAATGGGGGgagtacaaaaagaaaagaaaaaaatatgagccACCAAGCAGGCTGCTTCCCACACCTGTGGCAAGAACCAttcaataaaatcaaaatatttcctCAGTCTCAGAGGCAACTTTGAAGTATGCAAAATCGCTTTTAAAATCTGAGAGCTCAGTGCTacggcgcatgcctgtaatcccagctctcaggaagtgGATCAGAAATTTAAAGTCATCCCTAGCCACAtggcaaatttgaggccagcctgaaaaacataagatcctgtctaaatacaaatgaaaaagagagagagagagagaaccatttTCCTTTGAGTTTTACATAACCCAGTTAACATTTCCAGATTGACAGCCCTCACTTTTtctgttggggttttgttttccaAGCTAATCAGGGGATTGCTTTTGAAGCTGGAAACCCAGGAACGAAAGGATCCTGGAAAGCAGCCGATAGGAGGTGCCCCTCTCCGTGCTCCGTCTTCACCATGCACTGGCACTCTTCTACATGCATCACCACCTTGACCACGGGTGTAGGGCTAGGACAGTTGAGCCTCAAGCGCACGGTGGTGAATTTGGtgggtgagcagtgtgagcagacGTTGTGGGGATGTGCTCCTTCTCCGGGAAAATGAATGGAACCGCATTTCCCAAAGCAAAGGTTGTTCTGGACAACAACTTTTTCGCAGTCCTCATGAGCAATGGTCTGAAAGGCAAATGGATTAGGTCACCCCAAAGCATCTCATACCTCTCAGGACACAGAAGGATGATTTAGAATAAAGGGCTCTGAACTCTGCACTTGGGGatgtattttgagacaaggccacCTCAACAAAGCTTTCTTTATCAGTTAGCCTCTAAGAAGCCTGGGTTAACATGAAAATGACTCCCACTACAAACAACATGCTTTAAAGAATTGTCATGTAACTGGATATAACTGATTGGAGACAAAGAGCCATAATGGCGGCTTTCCTATTTAACCACAGTATCTTACATTTCTGTTACCCATGGGGCATTGTGCACAGCCACCTCTCAACAAATACTGGTCTGTACACGTGAATCTGTAAGCAGCAGAATCATAACATGCACGCCTATATTACATCATCCTTGCCTTGTTCTCATAACCCCATACATCCAGTTTTATGTGTCTTTCAAACTATCTGAGTCAAACTCCTTAATCTCAATCTAATTAGCAAATAGAATTAAAAAGTAAgactttcaaaggaaacttgatTGCCTGAGTCTTAGGAGCAATTTTCTAATTGCACATGGACCAGCAAAGCAGATATTATTACTTTGTGATTGACTTGTCATAGCTGCACAGGCAGTTGCCTCAGAACACTGCCTGCTTAATTGGGCAGTGTTACTAGACTGTAAAATTTTAGTCTTTCCTGTGCTGCTTCTGGTTCTGTGTCTTTTTGAtgcattttctctattttaatttAGCATTTGGAAAGCAGGTGTGGCCAGGAAGGAGGCAGAAGTTGAATGTTCCTTTGTCTTAAAAGTGCAGAGTTGATCATGGTCACTATAAATTAGCCTGCACAAGCTGGGAGGCAGATAAAGAGATGAAATTTCCCATTAAGATAATTTTTTTGAAAACCTATGAGAAACATAAATACACTCTAAAATATGTTTTGCTATTACAATGCCAAGAAATGATAGTGAGAATCTAAACATAGAGTTTCTGTGGAAACACTTTAAACATCAAATAGTTTTAGCAACTATTAAGGAAAGCCTTCATGGACCTGCAAAGTAATAAGCTTTGAGCATGAGAAATGAAAGTAGGGCATCCCGTGAGATGTCCAGTGCACCCCACCTCAGCTCCAGTTTGACTTGAGCGCCTTCCTATACATCCCCATGAGTGTGGAGATAACCTGCAAGGTAGTTCTTTCTGGCAACTGCTCTAAATCCCCGGTTTCCTAACTGAGCATAGCCTTactaaatggataatggccaataaatacatacatgtgcaaCAAAGCTCTGGCCTTCAATGTGATGGCTGCCGAATACTGACCATGTCACCCTTCTAGCATGAAGCATTTCCGGCATCCCAGAAAAGAATGGAGACATGAGAAGTAAATGGGGGCGATATGATCACATTCTGCCAAATCCCCAAGGACCAAATCTGGAGTTAGGCAAGGTACAGGCTCTCGTCAGCCCCTTCCCATTTTACCATTTGTCCTAATTGTCCCCAGTTTTTGCAAACTCTGGCTGTTTTCCCTCTAGAATGCCCACCTGGTTGAAGGGAACGGTCCTGCAGGTCTCTCGGTGTACTTCATGGCTTTTAATTGGCAAGATGACCCCCTGGGAGGATGGGCCCTTTCTGAACATGAAGCGATGCCAGAACTTCTTGGCTTCCTCCTGGAGAGGCGAGCTTTCCACTTTGCTCACATCTGCTGGTTGAGGGAGGGTCTGGATCCCCGATGGGACACGGTTGTTTTTCACCTCCCTTGTGGGGTGAAGCTCTGTCTCGGGTTTCTTCCAGAGTCTTCCAAGCCTGGACAGcatcttctctctctgcctctggccTTCCCCAGCCAGGCTGGTATCTATGAGGTGTGGCACTGCCACAAACAGATCTGGCTTGGCTTCCGTGTCCTCATGGTTGGCCATGTGGAGATCTCTGCGACCCCTTTCTAgtagcacaaaggaaaaagagctCTGCCTTTGGCAGCCATCCACACATCGCCCTGCCTTCCCCAGAGGCAAGAGTAGACATG
This genomic window from Meriones unguiculatus strain TT.TT164.6M chromosome 12, Bangor_MerUng_6.1, whole genome shotgun sequence contains:
- the Cer1 gene encoding cerberus, with the protein product MHLLFLQLLVPCLLLPLGKAGRCVDGCQRQSSFSFVLLERGRRDLHMANHEDTEAKPDLFVAVPHLIDTSLAGEGQRQREKMLSRLGRLWKKPETELHPTREVKNNRVPSGIQTLPQPADVSKVESSPLQEEAKKFWHRFMFRKGPSSQGVILPIKSHEVHRETCRTVPFNQTIAHEDCEKVVVQNNLCFGKCGSIHFPGEGAHPHNVCSHCSPTKFTTVRLRLNCPSPTPVVKVVMHVEECQCMVKTEHGEGHLLSAAFQDPFVPGFPASKAIP